Within the Flavobacterium sp. CG_23.5 genome, the region TATGTTTTCTAAAAGTGATAAATTTTGAAATTTTTATACCTAATTTAATTATGTATAAGATTCTTATGTATATTTGTGTTCTAAACTTGAGCTTGCTTCGTGCCTCGCAATGACAAAAAAATGAAAAATTCACAATTATACAAGGGAAGTTTGAATACCATCATCATGAAATTGCTGGAAGAAAATGGTAAGATGTATGGTTATGAAATCACTCAAAAAGTAAAAGCAATTACCCAAGGCGAACTCAATATTACTGAGGGCGCTTTGTATCCGGCCTTGCATAAACTGGAAGCTGAAGGCATACTGGATGTGGAGATTGAAAAAGTGGACAACCGAATGCGGAAATATTATAAATTAACTGAAAAAGGGACCACAGAAACCGTAAACCGACTCTCAGAACTGGAAGATTTTATCAGAAACATGCAGAGTTTAGTAAATCCCAAATTAGAATTTTAATTTTTTTAGAAATCAGATTGAACTAGAAATTATACCATGAAATTAACCACAGAACAAATCACCCAAATAGAAGAAACTTTAGTTTTAAACGGTCTTAATTATGACGACATAAAACTAGAAGTTACGGATCATATTGCTTCAGAAATAGAATTTTTAATGGAAGAAAACGGACTTTCCTTTGATGAAAATTTAAAAATTGTTTTAGAAAAATGGAAACCACAATTACAGCCTTCCTTTTCTGGATTAATTGGTTTTACAAACCCTAGAATAATGACTGCTAAATGCCATAAAATAGTAAAAAGGCAATTGTTGATCGTAATTTCAATTTCTGCTTTGATTGCCGTTTCATTACTGTTATTTGCTAGAAATGCAAGTTATGTAACAGTTCCAACAAATATTCAACAAGTTTTAAAATCGTTTGTTCTTGCCGAATTTTGTTCGGTTGTTTTGGCTTGGGGTTTAATTCAAACATCAAAACGACAAACAACGTATAGTTATTTGATGAAGAAAAAGAGCTTAGGCCTCATCATCTTTCTTTTTATGTTAGGAATTGGTTTGTTTCCAGTACGATTGAATCATCAAGATGCTAAAATTGCTTTTGTATCTGTTTTTTTTGCAATAATTTATGTTTTACTCACGGGAATTT harbors:
- a CDS encoding PadR family transcriptional regulator, which codes for MKNSQLYKGSLNTIIMKLLEENGKMYGYEITQKVKAITQGELNITEGALYPALHKLEAEGILDVEIEKVDNRMRKYYKLTEKGTTETVNRLSELEDFIRNMQSLVNPKLEF